One Pseudomonas tolaasii NCPPB 2192 genomic window carries:
- a CDS encoding L-threonylcarbamoyladenylate synthase, giving the protein MSQFFQIHPENPQARLIKQAVEIIRAGGVVIYPTDSSYAIGCQIGDKGAVERVRRLRQLDDKHNFALICSDLSQLGLFAKVDTGTFRLLKAHTPGPYTFILNATREVPRLLLHPKKRTIGLRVPEHPIALALLAELGEPLMSVSLILPGETEPLYDPYEMRQLLEKQVDLIIDGGYGGNKASTVINLADGEPEVVRVGCGDPTPFMVEA; this is encoded by the coding sequence GTGAGTCAATTCTTCCAGATTCATCCGGAAAACCCTCAAGCGCGCCTGATCAAACAGGCCGTGGAAATCATTCGCGCCGGCGGCGTGGTGATCTACCCGACTGATTCGTCCTACGCCATCGGTTGCCAGATCGGCGACAAGGGCGCGGTAGAGCGTGTAAGACGCCTGCGCCAACTGGACGACAAGCACAACTTTGCCCTGATCTGCAGCGACCTGTCCCAACTGGGGTTGTTCGCCAAGGTCGACACAGGCACCTTCCGCCTGCTCAAGGCCCACACGCCGGGGCCCTACACCTTTATTCTCAACGCCACCCGCGAAGTGCCGCGCCTGTTGCTGCACCCGAAAAAACGCACCATCGGCCTGCGCGTGCCGGAGCATCCGATTGCCCTGGCGTTGCTGGCCGAGCTGGGTGAGCCGCTGATGAGCGTGTCGCTGATTCTGCCGGGCGAAACCGAGCCGCTGTACGACCCTTACGAAATGCGCCAACTGCTGGAAAAGCAGGTGGATCTGATCATCGACGGCGGCTACGGCGGCAACAAGGCTTCTACCGTGATCAACCTCGCCGACGGCGAACCGGAAGTGGTGCGCGTGGGCTGCGGCGACCCGACGCCCTTCATGGTCGAGGCCTGA